Part of the Mixophyes fleayi isolate aMixFle1 chromosome 12, aMixFle1.hap1, whole genome shotgun sequence genome is shown below.
GCGAGAGGAGGAGCACAGAGGCGTCGGTGCGAGAGGAGGAGCACAGAGGCGTCGGTGCGAGAGGAGGAGCACAGAGGCGTCGGTGCGAGAGGAGGAGCACAGAGGCGTCGGTGCGAGAGGAGGAGCACAGAGGCGTCGGTGCGAGAGGAGGAGCACAGAGGCGTCGGTGCGAGAGGAGGAGCACAGAGGCGTCGGTGCGAGAGGAGGAGCACAGAGGCGTCGGTGCGAGAGGAGGAGCACAGAGGCACGCCCTATGCCTGTCCTCAAGTACAGAGAGTCTGAGGAGACCTCTGTAGCTGACTACGGGTATAAATCCGCTCTGCCTATACTACACTTGctgtatacagacagacacaatacactgcagattACGCACAATGCAGATGTATATTTAAAGTGTCATCAGACCACTCAGATAAAACAGAATGATTAAAGACAAgctcctgttaataatatattcattaataaaagtctctcctccactctcatcacatcctcccattctcggttacaggattttttccgggctgcacccactttgtggaattccctcccacgcacagtaagactttcctctggtctccaaaccttcaagcgttctctgaaaacccacctcttcagacaaggttatgatattcctcaaccatcatgttaatttccctagattaccctattaccatcctctacacagctaacgcaagacaacaaccttctgaccaacactgcaacacacacaccccactcagtacttttacctttgcagtctggctggtccattgtgcaatatgatgcagcacgtgcccttgtgtttctaactcccattgtcctatagagtgtaagcttgcgagccggGTTCTCTTACCtcagtctgtatgtattacccagtattgtcttagtaatgtttgttcccaattgtaaagcgctacggaatttgctggcgctatataaataaatgatgatgatgatgatacattacaataaatgtgttaatttacatgtaatacattgatcaggatgttcttaatgcctactgtacataacatcTATTGTTAAGTTTGTCTTAATTGTAAACGGATGTTATGCGAGCGTtctgaccatcatcactagtaatcagcactaaCACAGGCCcagtaactggtgcaagtgatacaacaaaaACCACATACCTGAGAGGTGCCCGGAGCTTTTAGCGGACGGATGTGCATACGCTCCACCTTGGCACGCCCTCTCTGTACATtggctacgtgcatacgccccttccccgccccgctCCGCTCCTGAAGTCGTAGGCGggcggaagtgtcctttgcgttgaACGATGAATTGCTTTCACTGGCGCACAGTCCGTTTACGaccatgtgcagagcaattttatgcagaCTACGGCACGTATTAGgagttatgttccttaatgactcaggcccacaatcTGAATTCACTGGGGGCTTATAAAGATGCAGCGCACAGCCTGGATTTCAAGTACCAGACACACAttactaaaatgtaaaataaaagatacaaataaagctatatagaaatatacaagATAGTAGGTAGCTCTGGCGACCTACCTGCGAGGGATCCATCATAGTACACAAAGACATTCTCCTGGCCGGAATAAAACTTCCATTCAACACGTGGGTTCTGAACAGTGCTGGGATAGTTACACTTAAACTCAGCAACTGAAAGAAAACACAGATTGTAAATTCTATAGCTCTGAGATGACCATTGTAACTTATTATTAATACTTACTGCTTCCTTCCTTCACCTGGATGGTATCTTCACCCGACACAGCAGCATCTGGGGATAAAGAGAACTAGATTGTGAGACCAGCGGTGTGCTTTATTCCTGTACAGGGGAACACAGGCAGTCGGATGGCAGTAAGCTCTGTCCTTTCCAAGGTTACTCATGTGTAGTGTCAAGCTTGGGAAGGAGAATGTGAGGAACCTACCACAGTCACCAGTAGAGGGATTGCAGCTGCAACACACTCCACCCAGAAGAAAGCTGGCCCAGGTGATGGAGTGACTACTCTCCTACTGGGTCATCGAGGAGAACATCTCTGACCCAACATCAACCAGTGTGCAAGCATGAGGAGAACATCTCTGACCCAACATCAAGCAGCGTGTGAGCACGAGGAGAACACCTCTGACCCAACATCAAGCAGCGTGTGAGCACGAGGAGAACATCTCTGACCCAACATCAAGCAGTGTATGAGCACGAAGGGAACATTTCTGACCCAACATCAACCAGTGTGTGAGCACGAAGAGAACATCTCTGACCCAACATCAAGCAGCGTTTGTGCACGAGGAGAACATCTCTGACCCAACATCAAGAACACACTGGGCATATGCCATAActattataaatgtaataaactagTACTTACTGACATCCATGTGGACAACTGCAGACACTTGCTTCCCCTCGGTGTTTATTGCCTCACAGAAATACTCTCCAGCGTCAGACTTCATCACAGAGTTATACACCTGAAGAGCAAGAAATTATCTCACTGAGAGAAAGATCAGCATTCAAACCTACGACTTGTCCCGGGTGATTCATTAATCAGATCTAGGACTGGTACAGGGCAATGACACGTGGGGAAATCTCAATTCAGAGCATAGCTCCGTCTGAGCCTAGTCGTGTGTGCCCGCACCCTATTTCATGAATTGCAAAtagaaattcaattccccccatagGATTAGTATTCAGCTCTATGACCGCTACGGAGGCGATTGAGTAATAAGTAACGATGTAGGATCAGTATTCAGCTGTATGACTAGTATGGGGCAATGTGGTAATGGATAATTAGTAGGTACACTACAGTCTTGAAATTTAGGAGTTTGCACCTTACCAGTACGCCAGAAACGGGGTCAATGGTGTAGCTTGAGTTTTGGAAGGTGGGGCTGCTTTTGGGGTTTTCAGGCAATCGGATTTTGTCCTTGTACCATACGAATATAGCAGGAGGTGAGCTATCTCGCTCATTGCAGACAAGTTCGGCCCTACTCCCAGTGGTCACAGAGGTGGGCACCTGAGCGACAGGCACCGACGGTGGAACTGGAGAAGAAGCATCAACGTTAGAGACGTGGCACGGCAGCAACATTAGGCTGAAGGTATTGGATAATTCAGGTTACCTAAAACCACCAGCTTTGTTTTGTAGTCTTGGTAGACAGGTTTTCCAGTGGAGTCCATGCCGGTCACTTCGCACACGTAGTCTCCACTGTCCTTCCGAGTCACACTCTTTAACTGTAAGCCTTGGAGGTAAAATACAGCCCGGTCCTTATATGAATCTAGGACAGAACACAAGAGACTGATCAGGGGAATCCTACAAGAGACACAGGGCCAGATTCATAAGGACACCGCACGCCGGGTGGACGAAGTCATTTGTGTAACGTCTGAGATATTGGGTCAAAAatactaaaatgtaaaataagagattcaaataaagttatatagaaatatataggaTAGTAGGTAGTTCTGGCGACCTACCTGTGAGGGATCCACCATAGTACACAAAGCCAGTGTCCGGGCCGGAATTAAACTTCCATTCAACACGTGGGTTCTGCAAACTGCTGGGATAGTTACACTTAAACTCAGCAACTGAAAGAAAACACAGATTGTAAATTCTATAGCTCTGAGATGACCATTGTAACTTATTATTAATACTTACTGCTTCCTTCCTTCACCTGGATGGTATCTTCACCCGACACAGCAGCATCTGGGGATAAAGAGAACCAGATTGTGAGACCAGCGGTGTGCTTCATTCCTGTACAGGGGAACACAGGCAGTCGGATGGCAGTAAGCTCTGTCCTTTCCAAGGTTACTCATGTGTAGTGTCAAGCTTGGGAAGGCGAATGTGAGGAACCTACCACAGTCACCAGTAGAGGGATTGCAGCTGCAACACACTCCACCCAGAAGAAAGCTGGCCCAGGTGATGGAGTGACTACTCTCCTACTGGGGCATTGAGGAGAACATCTCTGACCCAACATCAACCAGTGTGCAAGCATGAGGAGAACATCTCTGACCCAACATCAACCAGTGTGTGAGCACCAGGAGAACATCTTTGACCCAACATCAACCAGTGTGTGAGCACCAGGAGAACATCTCTGACCCAACAAGTATTATAAAAGTCTAGTACACACACATGTTGTAGCCGCATAGAAATGTTATATAAGCTTTGTACACAGACGATCCTTCCAAACACagcacatacatgtacacatgaTACTATCTCACTCATACATACCTTGTCTACAGGGCTAGGGACACACAAAAACACAGCTTGCTGGGAGTGTACCTGGATGGGACTGCACCCTGAATAATGTAACAAGCTGTGCTAGAAGTAGGATGGTATCTGTGTATACTGCCACTTTATCTT
Proteins encoded:
- the F11R gene encoding junctional adhesion molecule A isoform X1, with the protein product MESGKWGVLGVLSLYLYAAVSGEDTIQVKEGSIAEFKCNYPSSLQNPRVEWKFNSGPDTGFVYYGGSLTDSYKDRAVFYLQGLQLKSVTRKDSGDYVCEVTGMDSTGKPVYQDYKTKLVVLVPPSVPVAQVPTSVTTGSRAELVCNERDSSPPAIFVWYKDKIRLPENPKSSPTFQNSSYTIDPVSGVLVYNSVMKSDAGEYFCEAINTEGKQVSAVVHMDVNAAVSGEDTIQVKEGSIAEFKCNYPSTVQNPRVEWKFYSGQENVFVYYDGSLADSYKDRAVFYLQGLQLKSVTRKDSGDYVCEVTATDSTGKPVYQDYKTKLVVLVPPSVPVAQVPTSVTTGSRAELVCNERDSSPPATIVWYKDKIPMPANPKTSPTFQNSSYTIDPSSGVLTYNSVMKSDAGEYYCEATNSEGKQVSAAVRMDVKDVNVGGIVAAVIISLLILGLIAFAVWFAYHRGYIGGESVGVMYIV
- the F11R gene encoding junctional adhesion molecule A isoform X2, which gives rise to MTTTWCFTVSWAGEVNERPRSLPSWATSNAAVSGEDTIQVKEGSIAEFKCNYPSSLQNPRVEWKFNSGPDTGFVYYGGSLTDSYKDRAVFYLQGLQLKSVTRKDSGDYVCEVTGMDSTGKPVYQDYKTKLVVLVPPSVPVAQVPTSVTTGSRAELVCNERDSSPPAIFVWYKDKIRLPENPKSSPTFQNSSYTIDPVSGVLVYNSVMKSDAGEYFCEAINTEGKQVSAVVHMDVNAAVSGEDTIQVKEGSIAEFKCNYPSTVQNPRVEWKFYSGQENVFVYYDGSLADSYKDRAVFYLQGLQLKSVTRKDSGDYVCEVTATDSTGKPVYQDYKTKLVVLVPPSVPVAQVPTSVTTGSRAELVCNERDSSPPATIVWYKDKIPMPANPKTSPTFQNSSYTIDPSSGVLTYNSVMKSDAGEYYCEATNSEGKQVSAAVRMDVKDVNVGGIVAAVIISLLILGLIAFAVWFAYHRGYIGGESVGVIGKKVIYSQSSETRSDKNFQQTSSFLV